One Papio anubis isolate 15944 chromosome 9, Panubis1.0, whole genome shotgun sequence genomic window carries:
- the LOC101017171 gene encoding LOW QUALITY PROTEIN: tubulin alpha chain (The sequence of the model RefSeq protein was modified relative to this genomic sequence to represent the inferred CDS: inserted 7 bases in 4 codons; deleted 13 bases in 10 codons; substituted 3 bases at 3 genomic stop codons): RALCTIGKEIIDFVLDXIRKLADLQCTGPQGLLVSTAWWGTGLGSTSLPERXSADYGKKSKLSSPFASSPRLTAVAEPYNSILTTHTTPEHSDCAFMQVTMVPSMTSGRRNLGIEISTHTNLNTFISQIVVSITASLRFDGALNVDLTEFQTNSGALPQIHFLWLHAPVIPAEKAYHEQLLCSREITNACFEPANQMVECDPRHGAGMFAACCTASDVVPKDANAATATXITSSSIQFVDWXAPPLGKVGINXQPPTVVPGXDLAIVQRAVCMLSNTTAIAEAWAHGHKFDLMHAKRGLWFTGYVXGMEEGEFSEAREDMAALEKEGFHEEAGGFLRRRGEEEGEEYFTHSSWPWAACHASQDFSLLVGTENVNRGFNLGENVDFKSVKYRKIVAAKDPDGC; encoded by the exons AGGGCACTATGCACTATTGGTAAGGAGATCATTGACTTTGTGTTGG TAATTCGTAAGCTG GCCGACCTTCAGTGCACCGGCCCTCAGGGGCTCTTGGTTTCCACAGCTTGGTGGGGAACTGGTCTGGGCTCCACCTCCCTGCCTGAACG CTCTGCTGATTATGGCAAGAAGTCCAAGCTGAGCTCTCCATTTGCCTCCAGCCCCAGGCTCACAGCTGTAGCTGAGCCCTACAAC TCCATCCTCACCACCCACACCACCCCTGAGCACTCT GACTGTGCCTTCATGCAGGTGACAATGGTGCCATCTATGACATCTGGTCGTAGAAACCTCGGCATCGAAATTTCAACCCACACTAACCTTAAC ACTTTTATTAGCCAGATTGTAGTCTCCATCACTGCTTCCCTGAGATTTGATGGAGCCCTGAATGTTGACCTGACAGAATTCCAGACTAACTCTGGTGCCTTACCTCAGATCCACTTCCTCTGGCTACATGCCCCCGTCATCCCAGCTGAGAAAGCCTACCATGAACAGCTTCTCTGCAGCAGAGAGATCACCAAC GCTTGCTTTGAGCCAGCCAACCAGATGGTG GAATGTGACCCTCGCCATGGTGCTGGCATG TTTGCTGCCTGTTGTACTGCAAGTGATGTGGTTCCCAAAGATGCCAATGCTGCTACTGCTAC CATCACATCAAGCAGCATCCAGTTTGTGGATTGGTGAGCCCCACCACTTGGCAAGGTTGGCATCAA TCAGCCTCCCACTGTGGTGCCTGGGTGAGACCTG GCCATAGTACAGAGAGCTGTGTGCATGCTGAGCAACACC ACAGCCATTGCTGAGGCCTGGGCTCACGGACATAAGTTTGACTTGATGCATGCCAAGCGTGGCCTTTGGTTCACTGGGTATGTGTGAGGGATGGAGGAAGGCGAA TTTTCAGAGGCCCGTGAAGACATGGCTGCC CTTGAGAAGGAAGGATTTCATGAGGAGGCTGGTGGATTCCTAAGAAGGAGAggtgaggaagaaggagaggaataCTTCACTCATTCCTCTTGGCCCTGGGCAGCATGTCATGCCTCCCAGGATTTCAGCTT ACTTGTAGGCACAGAGAATGTAAATAGAGGATTTAACCTAGGAGAAAATGTAGATTTCAAATCCGTAAAGTACAGGAAAATTGTGGCTGCTAAAGACCCTGATGGCTGCTAA